The Sulfurihydrogenibium sp. YO3AOP1 genome has a window encoding:
- the lepA gene encoding translation elongation factor 4: protein MEKIRNFSIIAHVDHGKSTLADRLIEFTGGLEKREMKEQLLDTLDIERERGITIKLQAVRLKYKDYTLHLIDTPGHVDFGYEVSRSLAACEGALLLIDATQGIEAQTIATFWQALNLNLEIIPVINKIDLPSADVERIKTQIAEVLGLDPEGAILASGKAGIGIEDILEAIVKRIPPPKGDENKPLKALIFDSYYDPYRGAVAFIRVIDGEVKVGTRIRLMSTGKEFEVTEVGAQTPKMTKLDSLKAGDVGYVAAAIKDVRDIRVGDTITDAKRPTDKPVEGFRPAKPMVYAGLYPTGNTTFEDMRDALERYSINDSALTYEVESSPALGMGFRCGFLGLLHLEIVQERLEREYGIELITTAPNVIYKVITTKGEEVEVRNPSQLPNPNEIDKILEPYIEASIITPNEYVGSIMQLVQEKRGIQKGFEYIDQKTVLLRYEIPLGEVLFDFHDKLKTVSRGYASFDYEFIGYREGDLVKMDILINGEPVDALSFIVHRDKAYRVGRNLVDKMKEVIPRQLFEVKIQAAIGSKIIASNRVAPLRSDVLAKCYGGDITRKRKLLEKQKEGKKRMKQFGKVELPQEAFLSILKAD, encoded by the coding sequence ATGGAAAAAATCAGAAACTTTTCTATAATAGCCCATGTAGACCATGGAAAATCAACCTTAGCAGATAGACTTATTGAGTTTACAGGTGGGTTAGAAAAAAGAGAAATGAAAGAACAGCTTTTAGACACTCTTGACATAGAAAGAGAAAGAGGAATTACTATAAAACTCCAAGCAGTTAGATTAAAGTATAAAGATTATACACTACATTTAATAGATACACCCGGACACGTAGACTTTGGATATGAAGTGTCAAGGTCATTAGCAGCATGCGAAGGGGCATTATTACTCATAGATGCAACGCAAGGAATAGAAGCTCAAACCATAGCTACATTTTGGCAAGCATTAAACCTAAACCTTGAAATAATACCGGTCATAAACAAAATAGACCTTCCATCTGCCGATGTAGAAAGGATAAAAACGCAGATTGCAGAAGTTTTAGGACTTGACCCAGAAGGAGCAATTTTAGCATCAGGGAAAGCAGGCATAGGAATAGAAGATATATTAGAAGCAATAGTAAAAAGAATCCCGCCACCAAAAGGCGATGAAAACAAACCATTAAAAGCTTTAATCTTTGATTCTTACTACGACCCATACAGAGGAGCTGTAGCATTCATAAGAGTTATTGATGGAGAAGTTAAAGTAGGAACAAGAATTAGATTAATGTCAACAGGAAAAGAGTTTGAAGTTACAGAGGTTGGAGCACAAACACCAAAGATGACAAAGCTTGATAGCCTAAAAGCCGGAGATGTTGGCTACGTTGCAGCAGCTATCAAGGACGTTAGAGATATCAGAGTTGGAGATACTATAACAGATGCAAAAAGACCAACAGATAAACCAGTCGAGGGATTTAGACCGGCAAAACCTATGGTATACGCTGGATTGTACCCAACCGGAAACACAACCTTTGAAGATATGAGAGATGCGCTGGAAAGATACTCTATAAATGACTCAGCATTAACCTACGAAGTAGAATCATCTCCAGCCCTTGGAATGGGGTTTAGATGTGGATTTTTAGGTCTGCTTCATCTTGAAATAGTTCAAGAAAGGCTTGAAAGAGAGTATGGTATAGAGCTAATCACAACTGCACCAAACGTTATTTATAAAGTAATCACAACAAAAGGAGAGGAGGTAGAAGTAAGAAATCCATCTCAACTTCCAAATCCAAATGAAATAGACAAAATTTTAGAGCCATACATAGAAGCAAGCATCATTACACCAAATGAGTATGTTGGTTCAATCATGCAACTTGTACAAGAAAAAAGAGGAATTCAAAAAGGTTTTGAATACATAGACCAAAAAACCGTTTTACTTAGATATGAAATTCCACTTGGAGAGGTTTTATTTGATTTCCACGATAAACTAAAAACAGTTTCAAGAGGCTATGCATCTTTTGACTATGAATTTATAGGCTACAGAGAAGGTGATTTAGTCAAAATGGACATTCTCATCAACGGTGAGCCGGTAGATGCTTTGTCATTCATAGTTCATAGAGATAAGGCATATAGGGTAGGAAGAAATTTAGTTGATAAAATGAAAGAAGTTATCCCAAGACAACTTTTTGAAGTAAAAATACAGGCAGCAATAGGATCAAAAATCATCGCATCAAATAGAGTAGCACCACTTAGAAGTGATGTATTGGCAAAATGCTATGGTGGAGACATTACAAGAAAGAGAAAGCTTCTTGAAAAACAAAAAGAGGGTAAAAAAAGAATGAAACAGTTTGGCAAAGTAGAACTTCCACAAGAGGCATTTTTAAGCATACTAAAAGCAGATTGA
- a CDS encoding PBP1A family penicillin-binding protein gives MKKKIILGLIGFTSILTLILGLYVFIITRDLPDVKELENWKPPEASVIYDYKDRVFSELYVQKRYYVSIDKIPDHVKKAFIAVEDKTFYENPGIDFFGILRAFIRNIFSGGVVEGGSTISQQLAKNLFLTPERSINRKIKEIILALRLNKVYSKEKILEMYLNQIYLGQGSYGVEAAAQTYFGKHVWQLGVCDAAVLAGLPKAPTKYNPYQNLDLAEKRKKVVLTRMLEEGYIDEHQYQRCVEKPIKLAGVIKTDTFNDYFVELIRQWVVERYGEDAISQGGLKIYTTIDKDLHYYAQKRLQNWLEEMQARVGFPKLFKDEIESLKQKYESQNVSPETIIANSIYVAKIKSVSKNKITFTIDEVEGEAFVKGSTANLQEDGYVYVKYTEDRKFKVLPFLEGVVLSIDSKTGGIRVIVGGYEFRKSQFNRALQSKRQPGSAIKPIIYATAIQNGYTQISILKDEPISFWDYSQNKEWVPKNYDGIYRGNVILRTALAKSLNAATVYLLSQLDFDPVIATAYRLGIKQKLPKYYSLALGSTELTPIELATVYATFGNQGTRCEPYFIRKVVDRNGNILYQQEPRCEDVYPKPENAVMVDLLRAVTTEGTAARAASLPFQTAGKTGTTNDYADAWFVGFDPDLTTLVWIGYDRRKQIGKGIAGAEGALPLWMDVMLYANRGMSYKEFPKVEGTIYIPIDPITLKVSNENCPGRFFLFVDGTYPQVDCDGNPVDLSKIYPPPPQEAPLENPTETQPQQAPQENTPLPDAINPETPKDKSPSPSDKNKVDNEEIINIIKKK, from the coding sequence TTGAAGAAAAAAATTATTTTAGGACTGATAGGCTTTACCTCGATACTTACACTTATTCTTGGCTTGTACGTTTTTATCATCACAAGAGACCTACCAGATGTAAAAGAGCTTGAAAATTGGAAACCACCGGAAGCATCCGTAATCTACGATTATAAAGATAGAGTATTTTCAGAGCTTTACGTTCAAAAAAGATACTATGTCTCTATTGATAAAATTCCAGACCATGTAAAAAAAGCATTTATAGCTGTAGAAGATAAAACATTCTACGAAAATCCTGGAATAGATTTTTTTGGAATACTAAGAGCTTTTATTAGAAATATTTTCAGCGGCGGCGTTGTAGAAGGTGGAAGTACAATTTCTCAACAGCTTGCTAAAAACTTATTCTTAACACCGGAAAGAAGTATAAACAGAAAAATTAAAGAAATAATCTTGGCGCTTAGATTAAACAAAGTTTATTCAAAAGAAAAAATTCTTGAAATGTATCTTAATCAAATTTATTTAGGACAAGGAAGCTATGGAGTAGAAGCGGCAGCCCAAACATATTTTGGAAAACATGTATGGCAGTTGGGTGTTTGTGATGCTGCTGTATTAGCCGGACTTCCAAAAGCACCTACAAAATACAATCCATACCAAAATTTAGACCTTGCTGAAAAAAGAAAAAAAGTTGTTCTAACGCGAATGTTAGAAGAAGGCTATATAGATGAGCATCAATATCAAAGATGCGTTGAAAAACCTATAAAACTCGCCGGAGTTATAAAGACAGATACATTTAACGATTATTTTGTAGAGCTTATTAGACAGTGGGTTGTTGAAAGATACGGCGAAGATGCTATTTCTCAAGGTGGTTTAAAAATTTATACAACCATAGATAAAGATTTACATTATTATGCACAAAAAAGACTTCAAAATTGGCTTGAAGAGATGCAGGCACGTGTTGGATTTCCAAAGCTTTTTAAAGATGAAATTGAAAGTTTAAAACAAAAATACGAATCTCAAAATGTCAGTCCGGAGACAATAATAGCAAATAGTATCTATGTAGCTAAAATAAAATCTGTTTCAAAAAATAAAATAACTTTCACGATAGATGAAGTAGAAGGTGAAGCATTTGTTAAAGGTAGCACCGCAAATTTACAAGAAGACGGCTATGTATATGTAAAATATACAGAAGATAGAAAGTTTAAAGTCTTGCCATTCTTGGAAGGAGTAGTGTTAAGTATAGATTCTAAAACAGGAGGCATAAGGGTAATAGTTGGTGGATATGAATTTAGAAAGTCTCAGTTTAACAGAGCACTGCAAAGTAAAAGACAGCCAGGCTCTGCTATAAAGCCGATTATATACGCAACCGCAATACAAAACGGATATACCCAAATCTCCATTTTAAAAGATGAACCTATCTCGTTCTGGGATTATAGTCAAAATAAAGAATGGGTACCTAAGAATTATGATGGAATATACAGAGGAAATGTAATATTAAGAACCGCATTAGCTAAAAGTCTAAACGCTGCAACTGTTTATTTACTATCTCAGTTAGATTTTGACCCTGTAATTGCTACAGCTTATAGGTTAGGGATAAAACAAAAATTACCAAAATATTATTCTCTTGCCCTTGGTTCTACAGAATTAACACCAATAGAGCTTGCAACTGTTTATGCAACCTTTGGAAATCAAGGGACAAGATGTGAACCTTACTTTATTAGGAAGGTAGTAGATAGAAACGGAAATATACTTTATCAGCAAGAGCCAAGATGTGAAGATGTATATCCAAAACCAGAAAACGCTGTTATGGTAGACTTACTTAGAGCTGTAACAACTGAAGGAACAGCAGCAAGAGCAGCATCTTTACCATTCCAAACAGCCGGAAAAACTGGAACAACAAACGATTATGCAGACGCATGGTTTGTAGGATTTGACCCAGATTTAACCACCTTAGTCTGGATTGGTTATGATAGAAGAAAGCAGATAGGAAAAGGTATAGCAGGAGCAGAAGGAGCTTTACCACTTTGGATGGATGTTATGCTGTATGCAAATAGAGGTATGTCTTACAAAGAATTTCCGAAAGTGGAAGGAACTATATACATACCAATTGACCCAATTACGTTAAAAGTATCTAATGAAAATTGTCCTGGAAGATTCTTCCTTTTTGTCGATGGAACATATCCTCAAGTTGATTGCGATGGAAACCCTGTTGATTTAAGTAAAATTTATCCACCTCCACCACAAGAAGCACCATTAGAAAATCCTACCGAAACACAACCTCAGCAAGCACCACAAGAAAATACTCCACTACCAGATGCTATAAATCCAGAAACACCAAAGGATAAAAGCCCATCTCCTTCTGATAAGAATAAGGTTGATAATGAAGAAATAATAAATATAATAAAGAAAAAATAA
- the trpB gene encoding tryptophan synthase subunit beta, producing the protein MKYTYPNEKGYFGVFGGKYLPETLMPALEELEQQYLKIKNDGDFKRQLLYYLTEYAGRPTPLYFASRLTDVVGGAKIYLKREDLLHTGAHKINNTLGQVLLTKKIGKKRIIAETGAGQHGVSTATAASLFGLECTIYMGEEDAERQALNVFRMKLLGAEVKIVKAGSRTLKDAVNEALRDWVTNVKTTHYIIGSALGPHPFPMIVRDFQSVIGEEVKQQILEIEGKLPDVIVACVGGGSNAIGIFYPFIEDTQVRLVGVEAGGYGIETGMHAASINGGTIGVLHGMKSYFIQDEWGQIESTHSISAGLDYPGVGPEHAFLKEIKRAEYITATDEEALEGFLLLSRTEGIIPALESSHAIIKAVEIAKSLDKSKSVVINLSGRGDKDVQSVKNLLDTDKELYERLLSRLKEKYGV; encoded by the coding sequence ATGAAATATACATATCCGAATGAAAAAGGATACTTTGGAGTATTTGGCGGTAAATACTTACCAGAAACACTCATGCCAGCTTTAGAAGAATTAGAACAGCAGTATTTAAAAATCAAAAACGATGGGGACTTTAAAAGACAGCTTTTATACTATCTTACAGAGTATGCAGGTAGACCAACGCCTTTATATTTTGCATCAAGACTAACTGATGTTGTTGGTGGAGCAAAAATTTATTTAAAAAGAGAAGACTTATTACATACAGGAGCCCATAAGATAAATAATACACTTGGACAGGTCCTGCTTACAAAAAAAATTGGGAAAAAAAGAATTATAGCAGAAACTGGGGCAGGACAGCACGGCGTTTCAACAGCAACGGCTGCATCTTTGTTTGGTTTAGAATGCACTATTTATATGGGTGAAGAAGACGCAGAAAGGCAGGCGTTAAACGTTTTTAGAATGAAGCTGCTTGGAGCAGAAGTTAAAATAGTAAAAGCTGGTAGCAGAACTTTAAAAGATGCTGTTAATGAAGCATTGAGAGACTGGGTTACTAATGTTAAGACAACCCATTACATTATCGGTTCAGCACTTGGACCCCATCCTTTTCCGATGATTGTTAGAGATTTCCAATCTGTGATAGGCGAAGAAGTAAAACAGCAAATACTTGAAATAGAAGGAAAATTGCCTGATGTTATAGTTGCATGCGTTGGTGGAGGAAGTAATGCAATAGGTATTTTTTATCCTTTTATCGAAGATACACAGGTTAGACTTGTTGGAGTAGAGGCGGGCGGTTATGGAATAGAAACTGGCATGCATGCAGCAAGTATAAACGGTGGTACCATTGGAGTACTTCATGGAATGAAATCTTACTTTATTCAAGATGAGTGGGGACAAATAGAATCAACCCATTCAATTTCTGCCGGATTAGACTATCCGGGCGTTGGTCCGGAACATGCATTTTTGAAAGAAATTAAAAGAGCTGAGTATATTACCGCAACAGATGAAGAAGCATTAGAAGGATTTTTATTACTATCAAGAACAGAAGGAATAATACCTGCATTAGAAAGCTCCCATGCTATTATAAAAGCGGTAGAAATTGCAAAAAGCTTAGACAAATCTAAATCCGTTGTTATAAATCTATCAGGAAGAGGAGATAAAGACGTTCAATCAGTAAAAAATCTTCTTGATACAGATAAAGAGTTGTATGAAAGATTGTTAAGCAGATTAAAAGAAAAGTATGGGGTTTAA
- a CDS encoding NAD(P)/FAD-dependent oxidoreductase, with protein sequence MEKYDVIIVGGGPAGLGCALTLASAKGRFDWGENRKYLVIDNNSSDLLKAKLNNVPGVKPGSLGKDAINQLKEHAKMYGNVEIIDGRVVKVEGEYKNFKVITEDGKEFYSDFVVFATGFHEFNIECEGVEVIENKKSPRPGKVQLKVDQDYKIKEGMYAAGLIAGVSTMFAAAAGSGVQVACNIQAIMAGKNVVVHDVPDNG encoded by the coding sequence ATGGAAAAATATGATGTGATTATTGTAGGCGGTGGTCCTGCTGGGCTTGGTTGTGCTTTAACGCTTGCTTCAGCAAAAGGGCGCTTTGATTGGGGAGAAAATAGAAAGTATTTGGTAATTGATAATAATTCTTCTGACCTATTAAAAGCAAAGCTTAATAACGTCCCAGGAGTTAAACCAGGAAGTTTGGGGAAAGACGCAATTAACCAGTTAAAAGAACATGCTAAGATGTATGGAAACGTTGAAATTATAGATGGAAGAGTAGTTAAGGTTGAGGGTGAATATAAAAACTTTAAAGTAATTACAGAAGATGGTAAAGAATTTTATTCTGATTTTGTAGTTTTTGCTACCGGTTTTCATGAGTTTAATATTGAATGTGAAGGCGTGGAAGTTATTGAGAATAAAAAATCTCCAAGACCGGGTAAAGTTCAATTAAAAGTAGACCAAGACTATAAAATAAAAGAGGGTATGTATGCTGCAGGATTGATTGCCGGAGTTAGTACAATGTTTGCAGCAGCAGCTGGAAGCGGTGTTCAAGTTGCTTGCAATATACAAGCTATAATGGCTGGCAAAAATGTTGTTGTTCATGATGTTCCAGATAATGGGTAG
- a CDS encoding MqnA/MqnD/SBP family protein, producing the protein MKIGWIDYLNTLPFQIERFRDFQIARDVPSNLNKLLFEGKIDVGIISAAEYLEHYYKYFILPDLSISSCKDVKSVILASHIPLENIEKVYITKESKTSVNLLRVIFEIFLNKKPEYKPFESLKNKPSVLLIGDKALKHKFDYTYVYDLSKIWFDYTNLPFTFALWCVNKDYFLNNREKIYNFQRKLKENVKEFFEKIDNNPLEAEKKEYLKNLSYDLTDKQIQSLRLFSQYLKQLNLIKKLPDFRFTDGKVITVDNTITLYNFDYNEAYHSSSAGAYTESMHKFIIPCNIQEICEKNSSINILDVGFGLGYNASTAIKSCLEKNPNAKIQIISIEKDKKFLENIKKIKIPENLKPVYEIFFKMVLDKLTIGNKMFDVYKYEDNNLKISIVLADGRKVIQALTYENIKFDAVFWDPFSPKVNPEMWELELFKNLRKIMNDEAIFATYSSAKEVKKNLLEAGFKIGMVEPVGRKSYSLVASISGDIPPLPEKEMEKLRKHQT; encoded by the coding sequence ATGAAAATTGGCTGGATAGATTATCTTAATACTTTGCCATTTCAAATAGAAAGGTTTAGAGATTTCCAAATAGCAAGAGATGTTCCATCAAATCTAAACAAACTTTTGTTTGAAGGCAAAATAGACGTTGGAATAATATCAGCAGCTGAATATTTAGAACATTACTATAAATATTTTATCCTTCCAGACCTTTCTATAAGTTCTTGTAAAGATGTAAAATCTGTCATTCTTGCATCACATATTCCATTAGAAAATATTGAAAAAGTTTATATTACAAAAGAATCTAAAACTTCTGTAAACCTCCTTAGAGTGATTTTTGAAATTTTTTTAAACAAGAAGCCAGAATACAAACCTTTTGAAAGTCTAAAAAATAAACCTTCTGTTCTACTCATTGGAGATAAAGCCTTAAAACATAAGTTTGACTATACATACGTTTACGACCTTTCAAAAATTTGGTTTGATTATACAAACCTCCCTTTTACCTTTGCACTGTGGTGTGTAAATAAAGACTACTTTTTAAACAACAGAGAAAAGATTTATAATTTCCAACGCAAGCTTAAAGAGAATGTTAAAGAATTTTTTGAAAAAATTGATAACAATCCATTAGAAGCAGAAAAAAAAGAGTATCTAAAAAACCTTTCCTACGATTTAACCGACAAACAAATACAATCTTTAAGACTTTTTTCTCAGTATCTAAAACAGCTTAATCTGATTAAAAAACTTCCAGATTTTAGATTTACAGATGGAAAGGTTATAACTGTTGATAACACGATTACACTTTATAACTTTGACTATAACGAAGCATATCATTCAAGTAGTGCAGGAGCATATACAGAAAGCATGCATAAATTTATCATACCTTGCAATATTCAAGAAATCTGTGAAAAAAATAGCAGTATAAACATATTAGATGTTGGCTTTGGACTTGGCTATAATGCATCCACCGCCATAAAATCCTGCTTAGAAAAAAATCCAAACGCAAAAATACAGATAATTTCCATAGAAAAAGATAAAAAATTTTTAGAAAACATAAAGAAAATTAAAATTCCAGAAAACCTAAAACCTGTGTATGAAATATTTTTTAAGATGGTTTTGGACAAACTTACAATAGGAAATAAAATGTTTGATGTTTATAAATACGAAGACAACAATTTAAAAATATCAATTGTTTTAGCTGATGGTAGAAAAGTAATCCAAGCATTAACGTACGAAAATATCAAATTTGATGCTGTTTTTTGGGACCCATTTTCTCCAAAAGTTAATCCAGAAATGTGGGAGCTTGAGCTTTTTAAAAATTTAAGGAAAATCATGAATGATGAAGCAATTTTTGCCACATACTCATCAGCAAAAGAAGTAAAGAAAAATCTATTAGAAGCAGGCTTTAAAATCGGCATGGTAGAGCCGGTTGGAAGAAAATCCTATTCATTGGTAGCAAGCATCAGTGGAGATATTCCGCCTTTACCAGAAAAAGAGATGGAAAAGTTAAGAAAGCATCAGACATAA
- a CDS encoding sulfite exporter TauE/SafE family protein has product MEILLPIAHTEINVIEVLILGIIVGVLSGMLGIGGGIILNPILIKMGIPSVVVVGTSISQMIGASLSGFLNYLKAGKVDTKMGKYVVIYGVIGGFIGVLLINYLKQSGDVKRFILLVYTVYLFLLGSFIFYESFKNKEKHEHKAPEFIKNLPLKKDFNVGQVSLIVPAGIGLLSGFLAAVMGIGGGNLVVPALMYLAGYDVVSAIAISVFQMVFITSFLSFLHSYFNHGVDIILGLILLIGSSFGAVFGSILGQKINRFYLKVFLAVLMLIVAAYSLKQFLSTKQKEIFNLVSDNFFANLLTNYPLVYSILVIVISLVVGYIISIITMRIKDYFMKKFLNKS; this is encoded by the coding sequence ATGGAGATATTATTACCTATTGCCCATACAGAAATTAATGTAATAGAAGTTTTAATTCTTGGGATTATTGTTGGAGTTTTGTCCGGAATGCTCGGAATTGGTGGTGGCATTATTTTAAATCCAATATTGATAAAAATGGGTATACCTTCCGTAGTGGTAGTTGGAACATCCATTAGTCAGATGATAGGAGCGTCTTTGTCCGGGTTTTTAAACTATCTTAAAGCTGGAAAAGTTGACACAAAAATGGGAAAGTATGTTGTAATATACGGAGTAATAGGTGGTTTTATAGGTGTTTTACTTATAAACTATCTAAAACAATCCGGTGATGTAAAAAGATTTATTCTTCTTGTTTACACTGTATACCTGTTTTTACTTGGTAGTTTTATTTTTTATGAATCTTTTAAAAACAAAGAAAAACACGAACATAAAGCTCCAGAATTTATTAAAAATCTTCCGTTAAAAAAAGATTTTAACGTTGGTCAAGTCTCTTTGATAGTACCGGCAGGTATAGGATTATTATCAGGGTTTCTTGCGGCTGTTATGGGAATCGGCGGTGGGAATTTGGTCGTGCCGGCTTTAATGTATCTTGCAGGCTATGACGTTGTTTCTGCAATTGCTATTAGTGTTTTTCAAATGGTCTTTATCACAAGCTTTTTATCCTTTTTACATTCATACTTTAATCACGGCGTTGATATAATCCTTGGGTTGATTTTGTTGATAGGATCTTCTTTTGGTGCTGTTTTTGGCTCCATTCTTGGTCAGAAAATAAATAGATTTTATCTAAAAGTGTTTTTAGCTGTTTTAATGTTGATAGTTGCTGCATACAGTCTAAAACAATTCTTATCTACAAAACAAAAAGAGATTTTTAACCTTGTTTCAGACAACTTTTTTGCTAATCTCCTTACAAATTACCCGCTTGTATACTCAATTTTGGTAATTGTAATTAGCTTGGTAGTTGGATATATTATCAGTATCATTACGATGAGAATAAAAGATTATTTTATGAAAAAGTTTTTAAACAAATCATGA
- a CDS encoding class I tRNA ligase family protein: MERKTIKEILEENHLNLNDNAVLLFDKLGLDKSVLTKLEDAYGKSDKMSKSKHNTVDPDEMVKKYGADTVRLYTLFAAPPENNFDWTESGIEGAHRFVKRLFYYISENLDLVKNISYSEEDFKNLSQESLNIRKKLHQTIKKVRSDIERFQFNTAIASMMELLNTLYDYKEKNPKVLREVFEKFILLISPFTPFMADYLWRQLGNKGYTIQQPFPNYDESLLVEKEKEIPVQINGKLRATIKAPVDASQDEVLNIALKDESVKKWIEGKEIVKTIFIQGKILNIVVK, translated from the coding sequence ATGGAAAGAAAAACGATTAAAGAAATACTAGAAGAAAATCATTTAAATCTTAATGATAATGCAGTTTTACTTTTTGATAAATTAGGATTAGATAAATCGGTTTTAACCAAGCTTGAAGATGCTTATGGAAAATCAGATAAAATGTCTAAATCTAAACACAATACAGTCGACCCGGATGAAATGGTAAAAAAGTATGGTGCTGACACTGTTAGACTTTACACACTATTTGCTGCACCGCCAGAAAACAATTTTGATTGGACAGAAAGCGGAATAGAAGGGGCTCATAGATTTGTAAAAAGGCTATTTTATTACATTTCAGAAAATTTAGACCTTGTTAAAAATATATCTTACAGTGAAGAAGATTTTAAAAATCTTTCACAAGAAAGTCTAAATATAAGAAAAAAACTTCATCAAACCATTAAAAAAGTAAGAAGCGATATAGAAAGGTTTCAGTTTAACACAGCCATTGCTTCCATGATGGAGCTCTTAAATACCCTTTATGATTATAAAGAAAAAAATCCAAAAGTATTAAGAGAAGTCTTTGAGAAATTTATTCTTTTAATCTCTCCATTTACTCCATTTATGGCTGATTATCTATGGAGACAGCTTGGAAATAAAGGATATACTATACAGCAACCGTTCCCAAACTATGATGAAAGTTTATTAGTAGAAAAAGAAAAAGAAATTCCGGTCCAGATAAATGGCAAATTAAGGGCAACAATCAAAGCTCCTGTAGATGCTTCTCAGGATGAAGTTTTAAACATCGCTTTAAAAGATGAATCTGTTAAAAAATGGATTGAAGGAAAAGAGATTGTTAAAACTATCTTTATTCAAGGGAAGATTTTAAACATTGTTGTTAAGTAA
- the amrS gene encoding AmmeMemoRadiSam system radical SAM enzyme: MKALAWMSEKRKENKVLCKACNQRCVLDVGEYGKCGIRKNENGDLYLTVYGLAAAFNIDPIEKKPLFHFLPGTEILSVGTVGCNFSCKFCQNFEISQYPQEHNYEVFGTTLIPETIVNIAKTRKIPSIAFTYNEPVVVFEYAYDTFKLAKQNGIKTVFVSSGYETKEAIDTIKPYLDAANIDLKAFTDRFYREICGARLKPVLDSIEYTYKQGIWIEITTLIIPGENDSKEELRNIARFIASIDKNIPWHVSRFYPMYKMLDRPPTPIEKLKEAYEIGKEEGLNYVYVGNVLDEDRESTYCPNCGFKVIDRTGYVGQYVTNHLVDGKCPKCNTPIAGVWK, translated from the coding sequence ATGAAAGCTTTAGCTTGGATGTCTGAAAAAAGAAAAGAAAATAAAGTTTTATGTAAAGCATGTAATCAAAGATGTGTTCTTGATGTTGGAGAGTATGGAAAATGTGGGATAAGAAAAAATGAAAATGGAGATTTATATCTCACTGTGTATGGTCTTGCTGCTGCTTTTAATATAGACCCAATAGAGAAAAAGCCGTTATTCCACTTTTTGCCGGGAACAGAAATTTTATCTGTAGGAACAGTAGGATGTAATTTTAGCTGTAAGTTTTGCCAAAATTTTGAGATATCACAGTATCCTCAAGAACATAACTATGAAGTTTTCGGAACTACATTAATCCCGGAAACAATCGTAAATATTGCAAAAACAAGAAAAATACCATCAATTGCATTTACTTACAACGAGCCGGTCGTAGTTTTTGAATATGCTTATGATACATTTAAATTAGCAAAGCAAAATGGTATAAAAACTGTATTTGTAAGCTCTGGGTATGAAACTAAGGAAGCTATCGATACGATTAAGCCGTACTTAGATGCAGCAAATATAGATTTGAAGGCATTCACAGATAGATTTTACAGAGAAATTTGCGGAGCAAGATTAAAACCTGTTTTAGACTCAATTGAATACACTTATAAACAAGGAATTTGGATAGAGATAACTACTCTCATAATTCCGGGAGAAAATGATAGCAAAGAAGAGTTAAGGAATATTGCAAGATTTATTGCATCTATAGATAAAAATATACCATGGCATGTATCAAGATTTTATCCAATGTATAAAATGTTAGATAGACCACCTACACCAATAGAAAAATTAAAAGAAGCTTATGAAATAGGCAAGGAAGAAGGCTTGAATTATGTTTATGTTGGTAATGTTTTGGATGAAGACAGAGAATCAACATACTGTCCAAACTGTGGCTTTAAAGTTATTGATAGAACAGGTTATGTTGGACAATATGTTACTAATCATTTAGTAGATGGAAAATGTCCTAAATGCAATACTCCAATAGCCGGAGTTTGGAAGTAA